The Mycolicibacterium smegmatis genome has a window encoding:
- a CDS encoding NAD(P)-dependent oxidoreductase, protein MRIGFIGLGNMGAAMAANLLAAGHDVVAYNRSPQKVAALAEQGATAAESVRDAAQADVVVTMLADDNAVETVAFGGADPAEGLVAAMPADAIHVSSSTISVDLAKRLAAAHAEARNQFVSAPVFGRPDAAAAAKLFVVASGAPAAVEAATPVFDAIGQRTFVVGDEPSAASLVKISGNFLIASVIESLGEAMALVGKAGVDKHQYLELLTSTLFDAPVYRTYGGLLVDEQFTPPGFAAPLGLKDVKLALSAGEELKVPLPVGSLLRDRFLTLLATGGGELDWSALGALPAWEAGAPHPA, encoded by the coding sequence ATGAGAATCGGATTCATCGGACTGGGCAACATGGGCGCGGCCATGGCCGCCAACCTCCTTGCGGCCGGACACGACGTCGTCGCGTACAACCGCTCACCGCAGAAGGTGGCCGCACTGGCCGAACAGGGCGCCACGGCCGCCGAGTCGGTGCGTGACGCCGCGCAGGCCGACGTCGTCGTCACGATGCTCGCCGACGACAACGCCGTCGAGACCGTCGCGTTCGGCGGAGCGGACCCTGCCGAAGGCCTGGTGGCCGCGATGCCCGCCGACGCGATCCACGTTTCGTCGTCCACGATCAGCGTCGACCTCGCGAAACGGCTCGCCGCGGCCCACGCCGAGGCCCGCAACCAGTTCGTCAGCGCACCGGTGTTCGGGCGGCCCGATGCCGCCGCGGCGGCCAAGCTGTTCGTCGTGGCCTCCGGTGCACCGGCCGCGGTCGAGGCGGCCACACCGGTGTTCGACGCGATCGGGCAGCGCACGTTCGTCGTCGGCGACGAGCCCAGCGCTGCGAGCCTGGTGAAGATCAGCGGCAACTTCCTCATCGCGTCGGTGATCGAATCCCTCGGCGAGGCAATGGCTCTCGTGGGCAAGGCCGGTGTCGACAAGCACCAGTACCTGGAGCTGCTCACCTCGACGCTGTTCGACGCGCCGGTGTACCGCACCTACGGCGGGCTCCTGGTCGACGAACAGTTCACCCCGCCCGGTTTCGCCGCGCCGTTGGGGCTCAAGGACGTCAAGCTCGCGCTGAGCGCAGGAGAGGAACTCAAGGTGCCGCTGCCCGTCGGGAGCCTGTTGCGCGACCGGTTTCTCACACTGCTGGCCACCGGTGGCGGCGAGCTGGACTGGTCGGCGCTCGGTGCGCTGCCCGCGTGGGAGGCAGGCGCACCACACCCGGCCTGA
- a CDS encoding SDR family oxidoreductase: MQLSLAERTYLVTGGGSGIGKGAAAAIVAAGGDVMLVGRNADKLSAAADEIGALGPGSVRYEPADVTDEDEVHRAVDAATAWHGRLHGVVHSAGGSQTIGPITQIDSELWRQTIDLNINGTMYLLKHAGREMVRGGGGSFVGISSIASSNIHRWFGAYGVSKAALDHLLKLAADELGPSWVRVNSIRPGLTRTEMVEPILGVPAVTDDYAACTPLPRFGEVEDIANLAVFLLSDAAGWITGQAINVDGGHGLRRGPDISGMLEPLFGAEGLRGVVTDG, encoded by the coding sequence GTGCAGCTGTCGTTGGCGGAACGTACATATCTGGTGACCGGTGGCGGAAGCGGTATCGGCAAGGGCGCTGCCGCGGCGATCGTGGCGGCGGGCGGCGACGTCATGCTGGTCGGTCGCAACGCCGACAAGCTCTCTGCCGCCGCCGACGAGATCGGCGCGCTCGGTCCGGGTTCGGTGCGCTACGAACCCGCCGACGTGACCGACGAGGACGAGGTGCACCGCGCCGTGGACGCCGCGACCGCATGGCACGGGCGTCTGCACGGCGTGGTGCACAGCGCGGGCGGATCGCAGACCATCGGGCCGATCACACAGATCGATTCCGAATTGTGGCGGCAGACCATCGATCTCAACATCAACGGCACGATGTACCTGCTCAAGCACGCGGGCCGCGAGATGGTGCGCGGCGGCGGTGGATCGTTCGTCGGGATCTCCTCGATCGCGTCGAGCAACATCCACCGCTGGTTCGGCGCCTACGGCGTCAGCAAGGCCGCGCTGGATCACCTGCTCAAGCTCGCCGCGGACGAACTCGGGCCGTCGTGGGTGCGGGTCAACAGCATCCGCCCCGGGCTCACCCGCACCGAGATGGTCGAGCCGATCCTGGGTGTCCCCGCGGTCACCGACGATTACGCGGCCTGCACGCCGCTGCCGCGCTTCGGTGAGGTCGAGGACATCGCGAACCTCGCGGTGTTCCTGCTCAGCGACGCGGCGGGCTGGATCACCGGCCAGGCCATCAACGTCGACGGCGGCCACGGGCTGCGGCGCGGTCCCGACATCTCGGGCATGCTGGAACCGCTGTTCGGCGCCGAAGGCCTGCGGGGAGTCGTCACCGACGGCTGA
- a CDS encoding enoyl-CoA hydratase, with translation MTGSDGDGGQARQIEYETLDEGRIARIWLNRPQAQNAQSRTLLVQLDEAFARAEADDTVRVVILAARGKNFSAGHDLGSEEALAEREPGPGQHPTFAGYGATVAGVAERTYRQEWHFYFENTKRWRDLRKITIAQVQGNAISAALMLIWACDLIVAADDARFSDVVAVRMGMPGVEYYAHPWEFGPRKAKELLLTGDSIDADEAYRLGMVSKVFGREELEDKTLEFARRIAERPTMAALLVKDSVNAAADSMGFAEALHHAFHIHELGHAHWAAANENRWPVGMPPDVPDWRTLGAPKLARRDTP, from the coding sequence ATGACCGGTTCCGACGGCGACGGCGGCCAGGCCCGCCAGATCGAGTACGAGACGCTCGACGAAGGGCGTATCGCCCGGATCTGGCTCAACCGCCCGCAGGCGCAGAATGCGCAGTCCCGCACGCTTCTCGTGCAACTCGACGAGGCGTTCGCCCGCGCCGAGGCCGACGACACCGTGCGCGTGGTCATCCTGGCCGCGCGCGGCAAGAATTTCTCGGCCGGCCACGACCTCGGTTCCGAGGAGGCACTCGCCGAACGCGAACCCGGCCCCGGGCAGCACCCGACGTTCGCCGGCTACGGCGCGACGGTGGCCGGCGTCGCCGAGCGCACCTACCGGCAGGAATGGCACTTCTATTTCGAGAACACCAAACGCTGGCGCGATCTGCGCAAGATCACCATCGCCCAGGTGCAGGGCAACGCCATCTCGGCGGCCCTGATGCTGATCTGGGCGTGCGATCTGATCGTGGCCGCCGACGACGCCAGGTTCAGCGACGTGGTGGCCGTCCGGATGGGCATGCCCGGCGTCGAGTACTACGCGCACCCTTGGGAATTCGGCCCGCGCAAGGCCAAAGAACTGCTGCTGACCGGCGATTCGATCGACGCCGACGAGGCCTACCGGCTGGGCATGGTGTCCAAGGTGTTCGGCCGCGAAGAGCTGGAGGACAAGACCCTGGAGTTCGCGCGGCGGATCGCCGAACGGCCCACGATGGCTGCGCTGCTGGTGAAGGATTCGGTGAACGCCGCTGCCGACTCGATGGGCTTCGCCGAGGCGTTGCACCACGCGTTCCACATCCACGAACTCGGGCATGCGCACTGGGCCGCCGCCAACGAGAACCGCTGGCCCGTCGGCATGCCGCCGGATGTTCCCGATTGGCGCACATTGGGCGCTCCCAAGCTCGCCCGACGTGATACACCTTGA
- a CDS encoding intersectin-EH-binding protein Ibp1 — protein sequence MTISQFTARRLPLAVGMACAAAAVAVAPVFSALSAPTSALAACPNGETEDTFTNQCVPDLVPNSPEPAFSTAPNQLPQIDGIPCTGANTGQCIGLGEEQQAQGPAAVPRSSVGSSPTVTGHTN from the coding sequence ATGACCATCTCCCAGTTCACCGCCCGCCGGCTGCCCCTCGCCGTCGGCATGGCGTGCGCAGCCGCCGCGGTCGCTGTCGCTCCGGTGTTCTCGGCGTTGTCCGCACCCACGTCGGCTCTGGCGGCGTGCCCCAACGGGGAAACCGAGGACACCTTCACCAACCAGTGCGTGCCCGATCTGGTGCCCAACTCGCCCGAGCCCGCGTTCTCCACTGCCCCCAACCAGCTGCCGCAGATCGACGGCATCCCGTGCACGGGCGCCAACACCGGACAGTGCATCGGCCTGGGCGAGGAGCAGCAGGCGCAGGGCCCGGCCGCCGTCCCGCGCTCGTCGGTCGGCAGCAGCCCCACCGTCACCGGCCACACGAACTGA
- a CDS encoding alpha,alpha-trehalose-phosphate synthase (UDP-forming), translated as MSPESGHETISGTSDFVVVANRLPVDLERLPDGTTRWKRSPGGLVTALEPLLRKRRGSWIGWAGVADSDEEPIVQDGLQLHPVRLSADDVAKYYEGFSNATLWPLYHDLIVKPEYHREWWDRYVEVNRRFAEATARAAAEGATVWIQDYQLQLVPKMLRMLRPDVTIGFFLHIPFPPVELFMQMPWRTEIVEGLLGADLVGFHLPGGAQNFLVLSRRLVGANTSRASVGVRSRFGEVQVGFRTVKVGAFPISIDSAELDGKARNRAIRQRARQIRAELGNPRKIMLGVDRLDYTKGIDVRLRALSELLEEKRIKRDDTVLVQLATPSRERVESYIAMREDIERQVGHINGEYGEVGHPIVHYLHRPIPRDELIAFFVAADVMLVTPLRDGMNLVAKEYVACRSDLGGALVLSEFTGAAAELRQAYLVNPHDLEGVKDKIEAAVNQNPEEGKRRMRALRRQVLAHDVDRWARSFLDALAATGETGDSGVTGESTPAPESDSGSF; from the coding sequence ATGTCTCCGGAGAGTGGCCACGAAACCATCTCCGGGACCTCCGACTTCGTGGTGGTCGCCAACCGGCTACCGGTCGATCTGGAGCGGCTGCCCGACGGCACCACGCGATGGAAGCGGAGCCCCGGTGGCCTGGTGACCGCACTGGAGCCGCTGCTGCGCAAGCGGCGCGGCTCCTGGATCGGCTGGGCCGGCGTCGCCGACAGTGACGAGGAACCGATCGTCCAGGACGGTCTGCAGCTGCACCCCGTGCGGTTGTCGGCCGACGACGTCGCGAAGTACTACGAAGGTTTCTCCAACGCCACCCTGTGGCCGCTCTACCACGACCTGATCGTCAAACCCGAGTACCACCGCGAGTGGTGGGACCGGTATGTCGAGGTCAACCGCCGATTCGCCGAGGCGACGGCGCGCGCGGCAGCCGAGGGTGCCACGGTCTGGATCCAGGACTACCAGCTGCAGCTGGTGCCCAAGATGCTGCGCATGCTGCGCCCCGATGTGACCATCGGCTTCTTCCTGCACATCCCGTTCCCGCCGGTCGAGCTGTTCATGCAGATGCCGTGGCGCACCGAGATCGTGGAAGGCCTGCTCGGCGCCGACCTGGTCGGGTTCCACCTGCCCGGCGGCGCGCAGAACTTCCTGGTGCTCTCGCGCCGGCTGGTCGGCGCCAACACGTCGCGCGCCAGCGTCGGCGTACGGTCGCGCTTCGGTGAGGTGCAGGTCGGCTTCCGCACCGTCAAGGTCGGCGCCTTCCCCATCTCGATCGACTCGGCCGAACTCGACGGCAAGGCACGCAACCGCGCCATACGGCAGCGGGCCCGCCAGATCCGCGCCGAGCTGGGCAACCCCCGCAAGATCATGCTGGGCGTCGACCGCCTCGACTACACCAAGGGCATCGACGTGCGGCTGCGGGCACTGTCCGAACTGCTCGAAGAGAAGCGCATCAAGCGTGACGACACCGTGCTGGTGCAGCTCGCGACGCCCAGCCGGGAACGCGTCGAGAGCTACATCGCGATGCGTGAGGACATCGAACGCCAGGTCGGCCACATCAACGGCGAGTACGGCGAGGTCGGCCACCCGATCGTGCACTACCTGCACCGGCCGATCCCCCGCGACGAGCTCATCGCGTTCTTCGTCGCGGCCGACGTCATGCTCGTGACGCCGTTGCGCGACGGCATGAACCTGGTGGCCAAGGAGTACGTGGCGTGCCGCAGCGATCTCGGCGGTGCGCTGGTGCTCAGCGAATTCACCGGCGCGGCAGCCGAACTGCGCCAGGCCTACCTGGTCAACCCGCACGACCTCGAGGGTGTCAAGGACAAGATCGAGGCCGCGGTCAACCAGAACCCAGAAGAGGGCAAGCGCCGTATGCGTGCGCTGCGCCGCCAGGTGCTCGCGCACGACGTCGACCGGTGGGCACGCTCATTCCTCGACGCGCTGGCCGCCACCGGCGAGACGGGCGACTCCGGCGTGACGGGCGAGTCCACTCCTGCGCCCGAGTCCGACTCCGGGAGCTTCTAG
- a CDS encoding mammalian cell entry protein, producing MRSKLVGALVGVLAVAFIALSALGGAMYWSRVQQRGQEATRAELPSLAIEQIPRVFGYDYQTVERSLMETYPLLTPGFRQQFESDAQQKVIPEARKRELVVQINIVGVGVEAAQRDTGSVLVYMNRTVTDKSRQPLYDGSRLRVEYRKVDGKWLIDAIKPI from the coding sequence ATGCGCTCCAAGCTCGTCGGGGCGCTGGTCGGTGTCCTTGCCGTGGCCTTCATCGCGCTGTCGGCGCTGGGTGGGGCGATGTACTGGAGCCGCGTGCAGCAGCGCGGGCAGGAGGCGACGCGCGCCGAACTGCCGTCGCTGGCGATCGAGCAGATCCCTCGGGTGTTCGGGTACGACTACCAGACCGTCGAGCGCAGCCTGATGGAGACCTATCCGCTGCTCACGCCCGGTTTCCGGCAGCAGTTCGAGAGCGACGCCCAGCAGAAGGTGATCCCGGAGGCCCGCAAGCGCGAGCTCGTGGTGCAGATCAACATCGTCGGCGTCGGCGTCGAGGCCGCGCAGCGCGACACCGGATCGGTGCTGGTGTACATGAACCGCACGGTCACCGACAAGTCGCGCCAGCCGCTCTACGACGGCAGCCGGCTGCGCGTCGAGTACCGCAAGGTCGACGGCAAGTGGCTGATCGACGCCATCAAGCCGATCTAG
- a CDS encoding mammalian cell entry protein: protein MTERTALDSSRPVRRRASRPAGPVSSEPLDTTTPAPEVRAESTSPAPRPAPKLKPARVARRRPHRRLVAIVAAVVLAVGTAVVGGLTYVLVDQQRTYEAAQERDQRFVDTAKQTVVNMFSYTQDTIDESVNRFIDGTSGPLRDMMSQGNNADNLKALFRDTQASSEAVVNGAALEKIDEIAKNASVLISVWVTVTDIDGVNAPTKPYRLRVIVHEDDNGHMTGYDLKYPDGGN, encoded by the coding sequence ATGACCGAAAGAACGGCCTTAGACAGTTCGAGGCCGGTGCGCCGCCGTGCGTCACGCCCGGCGGGGCCCGTGAGCAGTGAGCCGCTGGACACCACCACCCCGGCGCCAGAGGTGCGGGCCGAGTCGACCTCGCCCGCACCGCGACCGGCGCCCAAGCTGAAGCCGGCCAGGGTGGCGCGGCGCAGGCCGCACCGCAGGCTCGTCGCGATCGTTGCGGCCGTGGTGCTGGCCGTGGGAACCGCCGTGGTCGGCGGGCTGACGTACGTCCTGGTCGACCAGCAGCGCACCTACGAGGCGGCCCAGGAGCGTGACCAGCGCTTCGTGGACACGGCCAAGCAGACCGTGGTCAACATGTTCAGCTACACGCAGGACACCATCGACGAGAGCGTGAACCGCTTCATCGACGGCACCAGCGGGCCGCTGCGCGACATGATGAGCCAGGGCAACAACGCCGACAACCTCAAGGCGCTGTTCCGCGACACCCAGGCGAGCTCGGAGGCTGTCGTCAACGGTGCGGCGCTGGAGAAGATCGACGAGATCGCGAAGAACGCGTCGGTGCTGATCTCGGTGTGGGTGACCGTGACCGACATCGACGGGGTCAACGCGCCCACCAAGCCGTACCGGCTGCGGGTGATCGTGCACGAGGACGACAACGGACACATGACCGGGTACGACCTGAAGTACCCGGACGGGGGTAACTGA
- a CDS encoding MCE family protein, whose product MIDRLTRLQLTIFAIVTVFTVGAISLFYLQLPAAVGIGTYHVNANFVAGGGIYPNANVTYRGVTVGRVESVGLAPDGVVAKMRLNSNTSIPENVTATVKSVSAVGEQYIDLVPPDDTHVGKLRNGATIAQENTRVGQDISGLLHEADTLVSSVSNTRLQDLLRETFKAFNGSGPELARLIESSRLLIDEANANFPQTSQLIDQAGPFLEAQLRSGDDIRSLADGLARLTGEVNNADPQLRTTLRTAPGTTEAADTAFSGIRPSFPILAANLANFGRIGVIYSKSLEQALVIFPALMAALNTVAGGVPSDEGGKLDFKIDLGDPPPCSVGFLPATEIRSPADTTVRDLPTDLYCKTAQNDPAVVRGARNYPCQEFPGKRAPTVQLCRDPNGYVPIGSNPWRGPPVPYGQPIEDGRNILPPNKFPMIPPQVDPDPGPPVVQLPPGVEPGPGPAPHAPFPLPVPPNTVGPPPPPLPYYAPPDQIVPPYGRTPPPPAGTPAPPPPAPPAPEGALPAEAPLAAPAGIGTYDQHSGVFADADGGTGVYAGADAIAPAETWVDLMLDPRQA is encoded by the coding sequence ATGATCGACCGGCTGACACGCCTGCAGTTGACGATCTTCGCGATCGTCACGGTTTTCACCGTGGGCGCCATCTCGCTGTTCTACCTGCAGTTGCCCGCCGCGGTGGGCATCGGCACCTACCACGTCAACGCGAATTTCGTTGCCGGCGGCGGCATCTACCCGAACGCGAACGTCACCTACCGCGGTGTCACGGTGGGCCGGGTCGAGTCGGTGGGCCTGGCTCCCGACGGTGTGGTCGCCAAGATGCGGCTCAACAGCAACACGTCCATCCCCGAGAACGTCACGGCCACCGTCAAGAGCGTGTCGGCCGTGGGCGAGCAGTACATCGACCTGGTGCCGCCGGACGACACGCACGTGGGCAAGCTGCGCAACGGCGCGACGATCGCTCAGGAGAACACGCGCGTCGGCCAGGACATCTCGGGCCTGCTGCACGAGGCCGACACCCTGGTCAGCAGCGTCAGCAACACGCGCCTACAGGATCTGCTGCGTGAGACGTTCAAGGCGTTCAACGGATCCGGACCGGAGCTCGCGCGCCTGATCGAGTCGTCACGCCTGCTGATCGACGAGGCCAACGCGAACTTTCCGCAGACCTCCCAGCTCATCGACCAGGCCGGGCCGTTCCTGGAGGCGCAGCTGCGCAGCGGTGACGACATCCGGTCTCTGGCCGACGGTCTCGCACGTCTCACCGGCGAGGTCAACAACGCCGATCCCCAGTTGCGCACGACGCTGCGCACCGCACCCGGTACCACCGAGGCGGCCGACACGGCGTTCTCCGGCATCCGCCCGTCGTTCCCGATCCTGGCCGCCAACCTGGCCAACTTCGGGCGTATCGGCGTCATCTACAGCAAGTCCCTCGAGCAGGCGCTGGTGATCTTCCCGGCCCTGATGGCCGCACTGAACACCGTGGCGGGCGGCGTGCCCAGCGACGAGGGCGGCAAGCTGGACTTCAAGATCGACCTCGGCGATCCGCCGCCGTGCTCGGTGGGCTTCCTCCCCGCGACCGAGATCCGCTCGCCCGCCGACACCACGGTGCGCGACCTGCCGACGGACCTGTACTGCAAGACCGCGCAGAACGATCCGGCCGTGGTGCGCGGCGCGCGCAACTACCCGTGCCAGGAGTTCCCCGGCAAGCGCGCACCGACGGTGCAGTTGTGCCGTGACCCCAACGGTTACGTGCCGATCGGCAGCAACCCGTGGCGCGGTCCGCCGGTCCCGTACGGCCAGCCGATTGAGGACGGCCGGAACATCCTGCCACCCAACAAGTTCCCGATGATCCCGCCGCAGGTCGACCCGGATCCGGGTCCGCCGGTGGTGCAGTTGCCGCCCGGCGTCGAGCCGGGACCCGGGCCCGCGCCGCACGCGCCGTTCCCGCTGCCGGTGCCGCCGAACACGGTGGGACCGCCGCCTCCACCGCTGCCGTACTACGCACCGCCGGATCAGATCGTGCCGCCGTACGGCCGCACGCCTCCGCCGCCTGCGGGGACCCCGGCACCGCCACCACCGGCGCCGCCCGCACCGGAGGGGGCACTGCCCGCCGAAGCCCCGCTGGCGGCCCCCGCCGGGATCGGCACCTACGATCAGCACAGTGGGGTCTTCGCTGACGCCGACGGAGGCACCGGTGTGTACGCGGGTGCCGATGCGATCGCACCGGCGGAGACCTGGGTAGACCTGATGCTGGATCCAAGGCAGGCTTGA
- a CDS encoding MCE family protein, whose protein sequence is MTTVRGKSKDKALRRKGTRLGVRTLAIGSGAVLLAGCQFGGLNSLNMPGTAGHGPGSFKITVQLPDVATLPQNSPVMIDDVTVGSVSGIDAVQRPDGTFYAAVQLSLDGDVKLPANAVARVAQTSLLGSQHVELLEPVGKPPQGELREGSNISLDDAGRYPTTEEVLSSLGVVVNKGNLGALQDITDEVYAAVSGRSGSFADLVPRLAELTASLDAQTDDIIAAADGLNRFASVLARSSDSLGRTLDTLPAALKVLNDSRTNIVDAFTALRSFAEVGARILSETKDDFAADFKDLYAVVKELNDHVDYLIKDLELLPTFPFHYKYLRNAVRGDYLNVFATFDLTLRRTGESVFTTSGFDPNMKHMSEVLNPPEFLTGALANLSGQAADPFKIPPGTATQHEGP, encoded by the coding sequence ATGACGACTGTACGAGGGAAATCGAAGGACAAGGCCTTGCGACGTAAGGGAACCCGCCTGGGCGTGCGCACCCTGGCGATCGGCAGCGGCGCGGTGCTGCTTGCGGGCTGTCAGTTCGGTGGTCTCAACTCGCTCAACATGCCGGGCACGGCGGGCCACGGACCGGGATCCTTCAAGATCACCGTTCAGTTGCCCGACGTCGCGACGCTGCCGCAGAACTCGCCGGTGATGATCGACGACGTGACCGTCGGCAGCGTCTCGGGCATCGACGCCGTGCAACGCCCCGACGGCACGTTCTACGCAGCGGTGCAGTTGTCGCTCGACGGTGACGTCAAGCTGCCCGCGAATGCCGTTGCGCGCGTTGCCCAGACCTCGCTGTTGGGTTCGCAGCACGTCGAACTGCTCGAACCGGTCGGCAAACCACCGCAGGGTGAGCTGCGTGAGGGCTCCAACATCTCGCTGGACGATGCAGGTCGCTACCCGACCACCGAGGAAGTGCTGTCCTCGCTGGGCGTGGTGGTCAACAAGGGCAATCTCGGTGCGCTGCAGGACATCACCGACGAGGTCTACGCCGCGGTGTCAGGCCGTTCGGGCAGCTTCGCCGATTTGGTGCCCCGCCTCGCCGAACTGACCGCGTCGCTCGACGCGCAGACCGACGACATCATCGCCGCGGCCGACGGGCTCAACCGGTTCGCGTCGGTCCTCGCGCGCAGCAGCGACAGCCTGGGCCGCACGCTCGACACGCTGCCCGCCGCGCTCAAGGTGCTCAACGACAGCCGCACCAACATCGTCGACGCGTTCACCGCACTGCGCAGCTTCGCCGAGGTCGGCGCACGGATCCTGTCGGAGACCAAGGACGACTTCGCGGCCGACTTCAAGGACCTGTACGCGGTGGTCAAGGAACTCAACGACCACGTCGACTACCTGATCAAGGACCTCGAGCTCCTGCCGACGTTCCCGTTCCACTACAAGTACCTGCGCAACGCGGTCCGAGGCGACTATCTGAACGTGTTCGCGACGTTCGACCTGACGCTGCGCCGCACAGGCGAATCGGTGTTCACGACATCGGGATTCGACCCGAACATGAAGCACATGTCCGAGGTGCTCAACCCGCCGGAGTTCCTCACCGGGGCGTTGGCCAACCTGTCCGGGCAGGCCGCCGACCCGTTCAAGATCCCGCCGGGGACCGCGACGCAGCACGAGGGGCCGTAG
- a CDS encoding MCE family protein: MTHSNSTSNRGRWVRLALAALLLVTLGVGIYQVWPSRGGLKLTAYFTNAVGLYPGDQVRVVGVPVGTIDSIEPRPSDVKIEMTLDRGVKVPADAKALIIAPNLVAARFIQLTPAYTEGDEMADGTSIGLDRTAVPVEWDQVKEQLTQLSSQLGPQEGSVQGPLAQVVNQAADTFDGNGDSFRNALRELSQTAGRLGDSRTDLFGTVRNLQILVDALSNSNEQIVQFTNHVASVSQVLADSANGLDSTLDTLNQALSDVRGFLDESNDSLIAQVSKLADFTQILTDHSEDIEQLLHVTPNGLANFYNIYNPAQGTVGGLLSLPNFANPVQFICGGTFDTGANPENYKRAEICRQRMGPVLKRITMNYPPVLFHPINSITAYKGQIIYDTPETQAKAETPVPYLQWQNAPGVTPPQIPADANLSDFIVPPDPATATEHGGPAAAPGPAQAPGGAGG, translated from the coding sequence ATGACACATTCGAATTCGACATCGAACCGCGGCCGCTGGGTGCGCCTCGCGCTGGCCGCGCTGCTGCTGGTGACCCTGGGCGTCGGGATCTACCAGGTGTGGCCGTCGCGCGGCGGTCTCAAGCTCACGGCGTATTTCACCAACGCCGTCGGCCTGTACCCGGGCGACCAGGTGCGTGTGGTCGGCGTGCCCGTCGGCACGATCGACTCGATCGAACCGCGCCCGTCGGACGTCAAGATCGAGATGACGCTGGACCGGGGCGTCAAGGTGCCCGCGGATGCCAAGGCGCTGATCATCGCGCCGAACCTGGTGGCCGCCAGGTTCATCCAGCTCACCCCGGCCTACACCGAGGGCGACGAGATGGCCGACGGCACCTCGATCGGGCTGGACCGCACCGCGGTCCCGGTCGAGTGGGACCAGGTCAAGGAACAGCTCACGCAGCTCTCGTCGCAGCTGGGCCCGCAGGAGGGCTCCGTGCAGGGCCCGCTGGCGCAGGTCGTCAACCAGGCCGCCGACACGTTCGACGGCAACGGCGACTCGTTCCGCAATGCGCTGCGCGAACTCTCGCAGACCGCGGGACGCCTGGGGGATTCGCGCACCGACCTGTTCGGCACCGTGCGCAACCTGCAGATCCTCGTCGACGCGCTGTCCAACAGCAATGAGCAGATCGTGCAGTTCACCAACCACGTCGCGTCAGTGTCGCAGGTGCTCGCCGACAGCGCCAACGGCCTCGACAGCACGCTCGACACGCTCAACCAGGCGCTGTCCGACGTGCGCGGCTTCCTCGACGAGAGCAACGACTCGCTGATCGCGCAGGTGAGCAAGCTCGCCGACTTCACGCAGATCCTCACCGACCACAGCGAGGACATCGAGCAGTTGCTGCACGTCACGCCCAACGGCCTGGCGAACTTCTACAACATCTACAACCCCGCGCAGGGCACCGTGGGTGGTCTGCTGTCGCTGCCGAACTTCGCCAACCCGGTGCAGTTCATCTGCGGCGGCACGTTCGACACCGGCGCCAACCCGGAGAACTACAAGCGTGCCGAGATCTGCCGCCAGCGCATGGGGCCGGTGCTCAAGCGCATCACGATGAACTATCCGCCGGTGTTGTTCCACCCGATCAACAGCATCACGGCCTACAAGGGGCAGATCATCTACGACACCCCGGAGACCCAGGCCAAGGCCGAGACCCCGGTGCCGTACCTGCAGTGGCAGAACGCCCCCGGTGTCACGCCGCCGCAGATCCCGGCCGATGCCAACCTGAGTGACTTCATCGTCCCGCCGGACCCGGCCACGGCCACCGAACACGGTGGCCCCGCCGCGGCGCCTGGCCCCGCGCAGGCTCCCGGAGGTGCGGGCGGATGA